The DNA segment TCCTGCGCAGCCTTCTCACCCCCTCGGAACTCAGTGAAATCAGCAAACGCTTGCAAATTTTCAAGCTGCTGGAGCAAGGTATGCCACAGCGGCAAATCGCCGAGAAACTAGGCGTGGGCATAGCCACTGTCACCCGAGGCTCTCGCGCCCTTAAAGGCGATTAAGCACTAGCACCGTATCCACCGACACCATTATAGATTTAGAGTTAGGATTATGGCCAACAAGCCCAACAGCATCACACTGCCCAGAAAGCCCCGCTATATCACCATTACCGCGGACTGTGATTTTTTTGCCCTATTCAAAAAAATAGAGCGCCGCTATCAACACTGTTTTTACTTAGAGTCA comes from the Dasania marina DSM 21967 genome and includes:
- a CDS encoding Trp family transcriptional regulator, encoding MDTECNYTEELIAHLLTADDSPRMEQILRSLLTPSELSEISKRLQIFKLLEQGMPQRQIAEKLGVGIATVTRGSRALKGD